The following nucleotide sequence is from Cyclopterus lumpus isolate fCycLum1 chromosome 20, fCycLum1.pri, whole genome shotgun sequence.
atatatatatattaatcgtTATAAGGTACATTCACACCACGGTGGCCACCTGCGTGTTAATCCTTGGTGACCCATCGCAGTTCACTCTTGACGTTCTGCAGCTCTGAGAGGTTCACGGCAGGACCGGCCAGCTTCACCGCGCCCGGCAACGCGCCCGGCAACGCGCCCGGCAACGCGCCCGGCAACGCGCCCGGCAACGCCCCCGGCAACGCCTTCTTCTCCTCGGGCGTCTGGGGCTGGTCTGGTGAATGAGGCTGAGGAagcattataattattattactaatattattattactattcttcttcttcttcttattattatggCTGTTCGGGGGTTAATTGGATAACGTTTGAAAAATAGCTTAATTTCTCTTTAAATCCACTACTCTCTTCCCCTTCTCCGTACATAAAGCACATTATTATACCTTATTATATATCACGTGTGTGTGATTCTTCCTCGACGACTTGAAGCAGGTTACTTGATCAAAGCCTCCTTTTGGGGAGTAGAatctgaccttttgaccttttattaCGCCAAAGAAGTGTTTAATTTGAGCAAAACAAACTCAACAAACTCTCGGTATTGTCCCTCCCGGGTATCCGTAGAAACACAGAAGGGCTTTGAGTGAAGATGACGATGTTGAAGATAATAAAGCGTGGAGGTACACGTTAGTAAAAGAGCGTTATGTAGGTCAACGCATGCCTAAAATATACATTATAGTAAGTAAGAAGACACGATTATCACTTTTAATAAAAGCTACAAAAACTTGCCGGTAAATGTTTGCTTTCACtttcatgcttgtgtgtgtgtgtgtgtgcgtgtgtgtgtgtgtgcgtgtgtgtgtgcgtgtgtgtgtgcgcgtgtgtgtgcgtgtgtgtgcgtgtgtgtgtgtgtgcgtgtgtgtgcgtgtgtgtgtgcgtgtgtgtgtgtgtgtgtgtgtttgtgtgtgtgtgtttgtgtgtaagtgtgttgtCTCACCTCTTCTGTGTCtactgtctcctctctcctcttgacAGGATGTCCCGCCCCTGGACGGAGAGCTCCCATCGGGATGTTCAAATTAGCCTGACGGACGGCAAGAAGAGCCAATGAGATGCTTTCAACACTTTAAACAAATCCCCTGTctctgcgtctgtgtgtgtgtgtgtgtgtgtgtgtgtttgtcagccgACACCTGTTTCCTTAAAAccctttgttttgattttgtccaCGACTTCCTGTCGAaaagtgatacacacacacacacctacacacacacacacacgcacacgcacacacacacacacacacacctacacacacacacgcacacgcacacacacacaaacacacacctacacacacacacacacacacacacacacacacatgcacacacagacacacacacacacacacacacacacgcacacacacacacgcacacacacacgctctgctACCTTGATGTTGAACTGATGCCTGCCCCTGATGTCCCgtcacttgttgttgttgttttttgcatcGTGTACTGAGCTGCATTGTAAATATGCTCATATTGTACAGCTGTACAGAGAGggagttgtgttgttgtgtttcacggaggatgttttatttttaatgtagtTTTCCAGACATTGAGGTGGTAATATCTGTGAGGTTGCTTCGGGGTTGTTTACTGTGTTGTGGGGTTGTTTACTCTGTTGTGGGGTTGTTTATTGTGTTGTGCTTAGCCTGCTGTCAGCAATCATTTTGTGAATTGGGACATTTTTATTgtagtttgatattttgggaaacacttttgtttgctttcttgccaagagagGGATGCCAGTATGGGTCTTTAAATAAGGGATGCTAAGGCCaggattagcttagcttagcatacagatGGAAGCAGCACCGTTAATAAATATGTTATAACTTCTTTAATGGATCCatcggaagtgtcttaaaacttgcattctctctactgaccaccagggggcgactcctctggttgtatagaagtctatgcttcatgtgttaaagctgcattctctctactgaccaccagggggcgactcctctggttgtatagaag
It contains:
- the smpx gene encoding small muscular protein — translated: MSKPSSNVKALQANLNIPMGALRPGAGHPVKRREETVDTEEPHSPDQPQTPEEKKALPGALPGALPGALPGALPGALPGAVKLAGPAVNLSELQNVKSELRWVTKD